The following proteins come from a genomic window of Galactobacillus timonensis:
- a CDS encoding TldD/PmbA family protein, with protein MKAPFSSYLAGIEQPLQQLIDILSKEYEYVSALATDSPALAAVVRRGTQSVTTNSLTAERGIVIRVMNDGHYREYALNTFDPSDVEGTAKRIASSLAAQDAILSKTAASIYATGAIPDEPDEIFYESEVQQLPEEADLDGLLGKLNGLYAQVTEENPDLLNFMLSVSSTHINKMFLSKHKHLKQSYVIAEVYAISVGMADGRVIPSYSADSGLCGLEIVDRLPQLAKQSLAKLADLKKAEPIAPGEYDVIANPEVAGVIAHEAFGHGMEMDMFVKNRALAREKMGEKIASSLVTMHEGALCAQNVTSYAFDDEGTRAGDVIEIDHGILRNGICDALSAVRLGIQPTGNGKRQNFEHKVYTRMTNTLFDSGDSTLAEMISSISYGYLLEGISSGMEDPKHWGIQCILTLGREIRDGKLTGKVVSPIIMTGYVPDLLNSISMVSNDRGVYGSGYCGKGYKEFVKVSDGGPYLKMKARLG; from the coding sequence ATGAAGGCACCGTTTTCCAGTTATCTGGCAGGAATCGAACAGCCGCTGCAGCAGCTGATCGATATTCTTTCTAAGGAGTATGAATATGTCAGTGCCCTGGCAACCGATTCGCCAGCGCTGGCTGCTGTTGTCCGCCGCGGGACACAGAGTGTAACAACCAATTCTTTGACGGCGGAGAGGGGTATTGTGATCCGTGTCATGAACGATGGTCACTATCGTGAGTATGCGTTGAATACCTTTGATCCTTCAGATGTTGAAGGTACAGCGAAGCGGATCGCTTCTTCGCTGGCGGCGCAGGACGCAATCCTTTCAAAGACTGCTGCAAGCATCTATGCGACGGGGGCGATCCCGGATGAGCCGGATGAGATCTTTTATGAGTCCGAAGTGCAGCAGCTGCCTGAGGAGGCGGATCTGGACGGGCTTCTCGGGAAGCTGAACGGATTGTATGCGCAGGTGACGGAGGAGAATCCGGATCTGCTTAACTTCATGCTCAGTGTATCGTCGACGCATATCAATAAGATGTTTCTTTCGAAGCACAAGCATCTGAAGCAGAGCTATGTCATTGCGGAGGTGTATGCGATTTCGGTCGGTATGGCGGATGGACGCGTAATTCCGTCATACAGCGCGGACTCGGGTCTTTGCGGCCTGGAAATTGTGGACCGGCTCCCTCAGCTTGCGAAGCAGTCGCTGGCGAAGCTGGCGGATCTGAAGAAGGCGGAGCCGATTGCACCGGGTGAATATGATGTGATTGCCAACCCTGAGGTTGCCGGTGTCATTGCGCACGAAGCGTTCGGCCATGGCATGGAAATGGATATGTTCGTCAAGAACAGAGCACTCGCCAGGGAAAAGATGGGTGAGAAGATTGCGTCCAGCCTTGTTACGATGCATGAAGGTGCGCTGTGTGCACAGAATGTTACGTCGTATGCCTTCGATGATGAAGGTACCAGGGCCGGTGATGTGATCGAGATTGATCATGGAATTTTGAGAAACGGCATCTGCGATGCACTGAGCGCGGTTCGTCTTGGCATTCAGCCGACGGGTAACGGGAAGCGTCAAAACTTTGAACATAAAGTCTATACGCGGATGACGAATACGTTGTTTGATTCGGGAGACAGTACGCTGGCAGAGATGATTTCCTCCATTTCGTACGGTTATCTTCTGGAAGGGATCAGCTCGGGCATGGAGGATCCGAAGCACTGGGGCATTCAGTGCATCCTCACTCTGGGCAGAGAAATCAGGGACGGAAAGCTGACGGGGAAGGTCGTTTCTCCGATCATTATGACGGGCTATGTGCCGGATCTTTTGAACAGTATTTCGATGGTTTCCAATGACCGCGGCGTCTATGGATCCGGCTATTGCGGAAAGGGCTACAAGGAGTTTGTCAAGGTGTCCGATGGCGGACCGTATCTGAAGATGAAAGCGAGGCTGGGCTGA
- a CDS encoding metallopeptidase TldD-related protein translates to MNSELLETVKQAGADAWEIHENKETGWEFYFIRHNLDQNRAVNVTHTFVKLYKRSEDGKRIGSAQAEFAPTSSKEVWAAELQKLLKAASLGTAENYELVSGDENAPASADFVREPIEGMASDFITMMKEIPQTATEDINSYEIFTKVSEVSYWNSNGVSLTQKVPSSFLEVIVDARNESHEIELYRSYQGGGCDRAMVGDDLQRAMVMGRDRLHTEPTPKLGTYPVVFTTGDAVAFYNFFLQQLSADAVYGKMSQFTIGKNICADDAAGGDRLTIRAVKELANSSANALFDADGALIRDETLLEDNIPVHFWGSRQFAQYLGLQDTFRVGNFAAGGGTHEDADLAKEDYLEPVEFSDFQVEGNGDFFGEIRLAYWHHGSEVTPVSGGSVSGNVLKLLGTLTMSKHQKQYDHALIPAWTRLDGVTVSGVEDR, encoded by the coding sequence ATGAACAGTGAACTTCTGGAAACAGTAAAGCAGGCAGGCGCCGATGCCTGGGAGATCCATGAAAATAAAGAGACGGGATGGGAGTTTTACTTCATCCGCCACAATCTGGATCAGAACCGCGCGGTCAATGTGACGCATACCTTTGTGAAGCTGTACAAGCGCAGTGAAGACGGGAAAAGAATAGGATCGGCGCAGGCGGAGTTTGCCCCGACGTCTTCCAAGGAAGTGTGGGCTGCTGAGCTGCAGAAGCTGCTCAAGGCCGCATCGCTGGGAACGGCGGAAAACTATGAGCTGGTGAGCGGGGATGAGAATGCGCCGGCTTCGGCAGATTTTGTGCGGGAACCGATTGAGGGGATGGCATCCGATTTCATTACGATGATGAAAGAAATTCCCCAGACGGCGACAGAGGATATTAACAGCTATGAGATCTTTACGAAGGTGAGTGAGGTTTCGTACTGGAATTCGAACGGAGTTTCATTGACGCAGAAGGTACCTTCCTCATTTCTGGAAGTGATCGTGGATGCGCGCAATGAGAGCCATGAGATTGAGCTGTACCGCAGCTATCAGGGCGGCGGCTGCGATCGGGCGATGGTTGGTGATGACCTGCAGCGGGCGATGGTGATGGGAAGAGACCGTCTCCATACAGAACCGACACCGAAGCTGGGCACGTATCCAGTGGTATTTACGACGGGGGATGCGGTGGCGTTCTACAATTTCTTTCTGCAGCAGCTTTCGGCGGACGCGGTTTATGGAAAGATGTCGCAGTTTACGATCGGGAAAAACATCTGCGCAGATGATGCGGCGGGCGGTGACAGGCTGACAATAAGGGCCGTGAAGGAGCTTGCCAATTCTTCGGCCAATGCGCTGTTTGATGCGGATGGCGCTTTGATCCGTGACGAGACGCTGCTGGAGGACAATATTCCGGTGCATTTCTGGGGTTCGCGGCAGTTTGCGCAGTATCTTGGTTTACAGGATACGTTCCGGGTCGGCAATTTTGCGGCGGGCGGTGGTACGCATGAGGATGCGGATCTGGCGAAGGAAGACTATCTGGAGCCGGTTGAATTTTCGGATTTCCAGGTGGAGGGCAACGGTGATTTCTTCGGCGAGATCCGGCTCGCGTACTGGCACCATGGATCTGAGGTGACACCGGTATCGGGCGGCTCGGTGTCGGGCAACGTGCTGAAGCTGCTGGGGACGCTGACGATGTCCAAACATCAGAAGCAGTATGATCATGCACTGATTCCGGCGTGGACGCGGCTGGACGGAGTGACGGTGAGCGGCGTCGAAGATCGCTGA
- a CDS encoding glutaredoxin family protein translates to MKKITWFYLEDCPYCKNAKKALAELKEENPAYKDVEIDFIEENAHPDIVDKYDYHAVPCLWIGDEKLYEAHLFEKYDETKANVQRVLDAALK, encoded by the coding sequence ATGAAGAAAATTACATGGTTTTATCTGGAAGACTGCCCTTATTGCAAGAATGCAAAGAAGGCGCTGGCGGAGCTGAAGGAAGAAAATCCGGCATACAAGGATGTGGAGATTGATTTCATTGAAGAAAATGCGCATCCGGATATTGTGGACAAGTATGACTATCACGCTGTTCCGTGCCTGTGGATTGGCGATGAGAAGCTGTATGAGGCACATCTCTTTGAGAAGTATGATGAGACAAAGGCCAATGTGCAGCGTGTGCTGGATGCGGCATTAAAGTAA
- a CDS encoding MATE family efflux transporter, whose amino-acid sequence MERTRNLTEGDPLRLIVSFTVPLLFGNLFQQIYSLADASIVGQTLGDNALAAVGVSSSVQFLILGFCFGIATGFSIPCASAFGGNRLSQMRRYLYNGSILTALFAAILAVVSGLLCHGILILLRTPGEIYADAYAYLLTILIGIPCTLLYNYISSILRAVGDSRTPFLFLALSSGLNIGLDFFCILVLHMGVFGAALATVVSQGISGLLCLFVILRKYDVLHFRKEDRVIDAAMMRTLLNMGVPMGLQFSITAIGSMVMQSANNSLGTVYVAGYAAGHKINTLMMCPFDALSAALCTFLSQNYGGRKEQRLSEGMKAGVKLAVGWGIVGGLIMIVFGSALSGLLANEGNVIAASAQYLRTDGSFYIILGFVYIFRMATQGLGWSNRAVFSGVFEMGARTVVALFLVPRIGYTGICFADAAAWAAADCYIIPTCLAAIRHAKREIQSQAGDGK is encoded by the coding sequence ATGGAACGTACCCGGAATCTTACGGAAGGTGATCCGCTGCGGCTGATTGTTTCGTTTACAGTTCCTCTTCTTTTCGGTAATCTGTTTCAACAGATCTACAGTCTTGCGGATGCGTCGATCGTCGGCCAGACACTCGGTGATAATGCGCTGGCAGCTGTCGGCGTCTCTTCTTCGGTGCAGTTTCTGATTCTTGGTTTCTGCTTCGGAATAGCGACCGGTTTTTCGATTCCATGTGCCTCTGCCTTCGGTGGTAACCGTCTGTCCCAGATGAGGCGCTATCTTTATAACGGCAGTATTCTTACGGCGCTGTTTGCGGCGATTCTCGCCGTAGTTTCGGGGCTGCTGTGTCACGGCATTCTGATTCTTCTGCGTACGCCTGGCGAGATTTATGCGGATGCCTATGCCTATCTTCTGACGATTCTGATCGGTATTCCCTGTACACTTCTCTACAATTACATATCTTCGATTCTTCGCGCCGTCGGTGACAGCCGTACGCCGTTTCTGTTTCTGGCCCTTTCTTCGGGTCTGAATATCGGTCTTGATTTCTTCTGCATTCTGGTGCTGCATATGGGTGTCTTCGGCGCTGCACTGGCGACGGTTGTGTCGCAGGGGATCAGCGGCCTTCTCTGTCTCTTTGTTATTCTTCGCAAATATGATGTGCTGCACTTTCGCAAGGAAGACAGGGTCATCGATGCGGCCATGATGCGTACTCTTTTGAACATGGGTGTTCCGATGGGACTTCAGTTTTCGATCACTGCGATCGGATCCATGGTCATGCAGAGTGCAAATAACAGCCTCGGTACCGTGTATGTGGCAGGTTACGCCGCCGGCCATAAGATCAATACACTGATGATGTGTCCGTTTGATGCGCTGTCGGCAGCGCTCTGTACCTTTCTTTCCCAGAATTACGGTGGACGTAAGGAGCAGCGGCTTTCTGAAGGAATGAAGGCCGGCGTGAAGCTTGCCGTCGGCTGGGGCATCGTCGGCGGTCTCATCATGATTGTGTTTGGATCCGCGTTGTCGGGTCTTTTGGCAAATGAGGGGAATGTGATTGCGGCATCTGCGCAGTATCTTCGTACCGATGGTTCGTTCTACATTATTCTTGGTTTTGTCTATATCTTCCGTATGGCAACCCAGGGTCTTGGCTGGAGTAATCGAGCGGTGTTTTCTGGCGTGTTTGAGATGGGTGCGCGTACGGTCGTCGCCTTATTCCTGGTGCCCAGGATCGGCTATACCGGCATCTGCTTTGCGGATGCGGCCGCATGGGCTGCGGCGGACTGCTATATAATTCCTACGTGTCTGGCGGCGATCCGTCATGCGAAGCGCGAAATTCAAAGTCAGGCGGGGGATGGGAAATGA
- a CDS encoding MATE family efflux transporter, with translation MNRTNAKNLTEGDPVRLILNFTFPLLLGNLFQQTYNIVDSAIVGQTLGANALGSVGVSSSVQFLVLGFVQGSMAGFAIPAAASFGARRESEMRRYVFNGAVWAAIIAVVLTAATALLTPEILHLLQTPAELYSDAYAYLVTIFLGLPATILYNYMASILRAVGDSRTPFLFLALSAVLNIGLDLFCIVNLGMGVFGAAFATVISQALSGILCVILVIRRFPVLHIGKEERIYSGRMCRRLLNNGLTMGLQFSITAIGSMVMQTANNTLGTVHVTGFAAGLKIKQFTMCPFDALGAAMSTYISQNFGAGKLDRIKKGIHIGEKIAVVYGIAIGVVLIFFGRPLSKIFLSGDAGDVLDASAQYLRALGFFYWVLGILIVTRSSVQGIGWSQKAVLAGVIEMAARTAVSSLLVGKLGYGAICMADQTAWISASIYLMFTVSAALKWAEIEIRHSANS, from the coding sequence ATGAACAGAACGAATGCGAAAAATCTGACGGAAGGGGATCCGGTGCGGCTGATTCTGAATTTTACGTTTCCGCTATTGCTGGGGAATCTGTTTCAGCAGACCTACAATATCGTTGATTCGGCCATTGTCGGGCAGACGCTCGGTGCCAATGCGCTGGGGTCGGTCGGTGTCTCTTCTTCGGTTCAGTTTCTGGTTCTTGGCTTTGTGCAGGGATCCATGGCTGGTTTTGCGATTCCGGCTGCCGCCTCGTTCGGGGCCCGCAGGGAAAGCGAGATGCGCAGGTATGTGTTCAACGGGGCCGTATGGGCGGCGATCATTGCGGTGGTTCTTACGGCAGCTACGGCGCTGCTTACGCCGGAGATTCTACATCTGCTTCAGACGCCGGCGGAGCTGTACAGCGATGCCTATGCCTATCTTGTGACGATCTTTCTGGGGCTTCCGGCGACAATTCTCTATAACTACATGGCTTCTATTCTCAGAGCAGTGGGAGACAGTCGTACGCCGTTTCTGTTTCTGGCTCTTTCGGCAGTCCTGAATATTGGCCTGGATCTCTTCTGCATCGTGAATCTTGGCATGGGAGTGTTCGGCGCGGCGTTTGCGACGGTGATTTCGCAGGCGTTGAGCGGCATTCTGTGTGTGATCCTGGTGATCCGGAGATTTCCGGTTTTGCACATTGGGAAGGAAGAGCGGATTTACAGTGGCCGGATGTGCCGGCGGCTGCTGAACAACGGTCTTACGATGGGTCTGCAGTTTTCGATTACAGCCATCGGATCCATGGTGATGCAGACGGCGAACAATACGCTTGGAACCGTGCATGTGACGGGCTTTGCGGCAGGCCTGAAGATCAAGCAGTTTACGATGTGTCCCTTTGATGCTCTGGGCGCGGCGATGTCGACGTACATTTCGCAGAACTTCGGTGCGGGGAAGCTGGATCGGATCAAAAAGGGCATTCATATCGGCGAGAAGATTGCAGTCGTCTATGGCATTGCCATCGGTGTGGTGCTGATCTTCTTCGGTCGGCCGCTGTCGAAGATTTTCCTGAGCGGGGATGCGGGCGATGTGCTGGATGCTTCGGCACAGTATCTGCGTGCGCTCGGCTTCTTCTATTGGGTGCTGGGTATCCTCATTGTGACACGCAGCTCGGTGCAGGGCATCGGCTGGAGTCAGAAGGCTGTGCTTGCCGGTGTCATTGAGATGGCGGCGCGTACGGCGGTGAGCAGTCTTCTGGTTGGAAAGCTAGGCTATGGGGCCATCTGTATGGCGGATCAGACGGCCTGGATTTCGGCATCGATCTATCTGATGTTTACGGTGTCGGCCGCCTTGAAGTGGGCGGAAATCGAAATCCGTCATTCAGCCAACAGTTGA
- a CDS encoding transporter substrate-binding domain-containing protein encodes MKKAMATVLAAVTLMGCGSASASATASSTSSIPADAGSGIADTATGRLAEIKERGVLTVATEPYWVPCEFIDPSKSGDDQYVGADIELAKYIANKMNVALEIVPLEFSAVLSSVPEGKYDLAISALAYTPERAEAMELSKGYYFTEDDAGYGILTTEELASKITSAEDLADYTIVTQSGSLQELLVNQDVPTYKEFKRVSSMTDAYLAVQEGKADAAIVARSSAQLYIDNNPGCGLVVQDYKFELGEEYDGMRVGAMKGETDLINFVNDCIDELLESGQYSKWYDEYTEYAKNLGISEN; translated from the coding sequence ATGAAAAAGGCAATGGCTACGGTTTTGGCGGCAGTGACATTGATGGGATGCGGTTCGGCTTCAGCTTCGGCTACGGCTTCTTCGACATCCTCGATTCCGGCGGATGCGGGTTCGGGTATTGCGGATACAGCAACCGGACGTCTGGCAGAGATCAAGGAGCGCGGCGTACTGACGGTTGCGACGGAACCGTACTGGGTACCGTGCGAATTCATCGATCCGTCGAAGAGCGGCGATGATCAGTATGTTGGTGCGGACATTGAGCTGGCAAAATATATCGCCAATAAGATGAACGTTGCGCTTGAGATTGTGCCGCTGGAGTTCTCGGCCGTTCTCAGTTCCGTTCCGGAAGGAAAGTATGATCTGGCGATTTCGGCGCTTGCCTATACACCGGAACGCGCGGAGGCAATGGAACTTTCGAAGGGCTATTACTTTACGGAGGATGATGCGGGCTACGGCATTCTGACGACAGAGGAGCTGGCGTCCAAAATTACGTCGGCGGAAGATCTTGCGGACTATACGATTGTGACGCAGTCGGGTTCTCTGCAGGAGCTGCTGGTGAATCAGGATGTGCCGACCTACAAGGAATTCAAGCGGGTCAGCTCGATGACGGACGCATACCTTGCGGTTCAGGAAGGCAAGGCGGATGCGGCAATCGTTGCCCGCAGCAGTGCGCAGCTCTACATTGATAACAATCCTGGCTGCGGTCTGGTTGTGCAGGACTACAAGTTCGAGCTTGGCGAAGAATACGATGGTATGCGTGTCGGCGCAATGAAGGGTGAAACGGATCTGATCAACTTTGTCAACGACTGCATCGATGAGCTGCTGGAGAGCGGACAGTATTCAAAATGGTATGACGAATATACCGAGTATGCGAAGAATCTCGGTATCAGTGAGAACTGA
- a CDS encoding amino acid ABC transporter permease, whose translation MLEQISRIWSRYSGVYLDGLLGTLWLSLVTAVFAVLIGIAVSMLKRSKIRIVKVIVDFYIEILRGTPILLQLYFFWLLLPKIVPFEMSDTACIVSALVVNSSAYVAEDIRSGIQAVDDGQREAGVSLGMSMRHVMQKIILPQAIRNIMPALGNEFISIVKATSLASVFFVSELTTAYRTVQSATFLAIPSLLISGLIYLVLTFSMSRVVGVVEKRMKAYDR comes from the coding sequence ATGCTGGAACAGATTTCACGCATTTGGTCCCGTTATTCGGGCGTATATCTGGATGGACTTCTGGGGACTTTATGGCTGTCGCTGGTTACGGCAGTGTTTGCGGTACTGATCGGAATTGCCGTTTCGATGCTCAAGAGGTCGAAGATCAGGATTGTTAAGGTTATTGTTGATTTCTACATTGAGATTCTGCGTGGTACGCCGATTCTTCTGCAGCTGTATTTCTTCTGGCTGTTACTGCCGAAGATTGTTCCGTTCGAGATGTCGGATACGGCCTGCATCGTGAGTGCTCTTGTCGTCAATTCGAGTGCCTATGTGGCGGAAGATATCCGTTCCGGAATCCAGGCGGTCGATGATGGGCAGCGGGAAGCGGGAGTGAGTCTTGGCATGTCGATGCGTCACGTGATGCAGAAGATCATTCTTCCGCAGGCGATCCGCAACATCATGCCGGCACTTGGCAATGAGTTCATTTCGATCGTCAAGGCAACGTCACTGGCAAGTGTCTTCTTTGTGTCGGAGCTGACGACAGCCTACCGTACGGTGCAGTCGGCGACGTTCCTGGCGATTCCTTCACTGCTGATATCAGGTTTGATCTACCTGGTTCTGACGTTTTCAATGTCCCGCGTTGTCGGTGTCGTTGAGAAGCGGATGAAAGCCTATGATCGATGA
- a CDS encoding TetR/AcrR family transcriptional regulator, which yields MSNRREEILNTAQDLFNKYGYEKVTMREIAEALAISPGNLTYYFPKKIDILTALLRENWTTPQEEKAESLDDLRRYIRRMAEGVRQERFFFSVSDLQRLEPAFFEDNREAVNHFKDVLFHMLGSLQRCGVLSEKMSDQWKKDYIEVIMLSHISWAREAGKESTYTALSLDDFVDSQMRLLEPFVINERMTKKNV from the coding sequence ATGTCTAACAGGCGCGAGGAAATATTGAATACAGCTCAGGATCTGTTTAACAAATATGGGTATGAAAAGGTAACGATGCGTGAGATCGCGGAGGCATTGGCAATCAGCCCCGGTAATCTGACGTATTACTTTCCAAAAAAGATCGATATTCTTACAGCATTATTAAGAGAAAATTGGACGACGCCACAGGAAGAAAAGGCAGAGTCGCTGGATGATCTTCGGCGATACATTCGCCGGATGGCAGAAGGCGTGCGGCAGGAGCGGTTTTTCTTTTCTGTATCGGATCTGCAGCGGCTGGAACCGGCATTCTTTGAAGACAATCGAGAGGCAGTGAACCATTTTAAAGATGTATTGTTCCATATGCTGGGAAGCCTTCAGCGGTGTGGTGTCCTTTCAGAGAAAATGAGTGATCAATGGAAGAAGGATTACATTGAAGTCATCATGCTCAGTCATATCTCCTGGGCAAGAGAAGCAGGAAAGGAAAGTACCTATACTGCTCTTTCGCTGGATGATTTCGTTGACAGCCAGATGCGGCTTCTGGAGCCCTTTGTGATAAATGAAAGGATGACCAAGAAAAATGTTTGA
- a CDS encoding HAD family hydrolase, whose amino-acid sequence MFERMQLAVFDMDGLTLDTERVYYQAQIDACVAHHFQFNKNKLIEAIGSRTFDLSGFYFGNIPEHGEEVLDDAYEACVQGLIHNGVKTKEGILETFSFLQKKKIPICIATSNYRDMAEQLLHSAGVDSYVSDVVTYNDVKHSKPEPDIFLEALRRFAVLPDRAVVFEDSENGAIAANRAKIPYVIVPDLKTPDEECIKKALLEVPSMKIVLEKMKEDLSED is encoded by the coding sequence ATGTTTGAACGGATGCAGTTAGCAGTGTTTGATATGGATGGTCTTACGCTCGATACGGAGCGAGTCTATTATCAGGCACAGATCGATGCCTGTGTTGCTCATCATTTTCAATTCAATAAGAACAAATTGATTGAAGCAATTGGATCACGAACGTTTGACCTGTCTGGTTTTTATTTCGGCAATATTCCGGAACATGGAGAAGAAGTTCTGGATGATGCTTATGAAGCGTGTGTTCAAGGTCTTATTCACAATGGCGTAAAGACAAAAGAAGGAATTCTGGAGACATTTTCATTTCTTCAGAAAAAGAAGATTCCCATCTGCATTGCTACTTCAAATTATCGGGATATGGCAGAGCAACTTCTGCATTCGGCAGGAGTAGATTCCTATGTCTCTGATGTTGTTACATATAATGACGTGAAGCATTCCAAACCGGAGCCAGATATATTTCTCGAAGCGCTACGCAGATTTGCTGTCCTTCCGGATCGGGCAGTTGTTTTTGAAGACTCTGAGAACGGAGCTATTGCGGCAAACAGAGCTAAAATACCGTATGTGATTGTTCCTGATTTGAAGACACCAGACGAAGAATGCATAAAAAAAGCACTGCTTGAAGTGCCATCGATGAAGATCGTTCTTGAGAAGATGAAAGAGGATCTTAGCGAGGACTAA
- a CDS encoding winged helix-turn-helix transcriptional regulator, whose amino-acid sequence MEEKATTLSKDNFDDLFFACTAIFARKWQLSIIVCLSSSPKCFGEILSYHQGLSKKVLSTNLHKLESKGVIARKVFEDGNINRVSYSLTDAGNELIPILEQLLVWGKKYAPYSKDDKSKYDKEKFAEDKTENR is encoded by the coding sequence ATGGAAGAAAAAGCGACGACATTAAGCAAAGATAACTTTGATGATTTGTTCTTTGCATGCACAGCTATTTTTGCCAGGAAATGGCAGCTCTCAATCATCGTTTGCTTATCCAGCAGTCCCAAGTGTTTTGGTGAAATACTCAGCTATCATCAGGGCCTCAGTAAAAAAGTCCTTTCAACGAACCTTCATAAGCTTGAATCAAAGGGCGTGATTGCCCGGAAAGTATTTGAAGATGGCAATATCAACCGTGTCAGCTATTCTTTAACAGACGCGGGAAACGAATTGATCCCAATTTTGGAACAGTTGTTGGTCTGGGGCAAAAAATATGCTCCATATTCCAAGGACGACAAATCAAAATACGATAAAGAAAAGTTTGCGGAAGACAAGACAGAAAACAGATAA